One stretch of Deinococcus cellulosilyticus NBRC 106333 = KACC 11606 DNA includes these proteins:
- the pyk gene encoding pyruvate kinase, translating into MLFKRSTKIVATIGPASEKPEVLEQMIDAGLNVARLNFSHGTKEDHQKRVDMIRAAAAKKGVNVGILQDLQGPKIRTGRFKDGPVTLEKGQKFILTADDVEGNAEKVSTTYKPLPQDVSVGMTLLLDDGNLELRIKEIKGNDIITEVEIGGVLSNNKGINVPEADLSAPALSDKDIADLGVGAEIGVDWVALSFVRSRDDLILARHHLRMLGSSAKLMAKIEKPQAVDRFDEILAEADGIMVARGDLGVEMPTEQVPVIQKMIIRKCREAGKPVITATQMLESMRTNPRPTRAEASDVANAIFDGTDAVMLSAESASGMYPVESVGMMFKIAETAEGTSQYEEELIKIPEDRHTTQDAIAHSASEIARFLNAKAIVCFTSSGATAARVSRRRPRKPILALTPNDKVVNQLALMWGVVPLLTRDPKDTDDMVEIAVQTLQDLELVQSGDRIVIVAGVPFGMKGTTNTLRVARIP; encoded by the coding sequence ATGCTCTTTAAACGATCCACCAAGATTGTCGCGACCATTGGTCCGGCAAGTGAAAAACCCGAAGTCCTCGAGCAGATGATTGATGCTGGCCTGAACGTGGCCCGCCTCAACTTCTCCCACGGCACCAAAGAAGACCACCAGAAGCGCGTGGACATGATCCGCGCCGCTGCAGCCAAAAAAGGTGTGAACGTGGGCATCCTGCAGGACCTGCAAGGACCCAAAATCCGCACAGGTCGCTTCAAAGATGGTCCTGTCACCCTGGAAAAGGGCCAGAAGTTCATCCTGACCGCCGACGACGTGGAAGGCAACGCCGAAAAGGTGTCCACCACCTACAAGCCCCTTCCCCAGGATGTCAGCGTGGGCATGACCCTGCTCCTCGATGACGGCAACCTTGAGCTGCGCATCAAAGAGATCAAAGGCAACGACATCATCACCGAAGTTGAAATCGGTGGGGTGCTGAGCAACAACAAAGGCATCAACGTGCCCGAAGCCGACCTCTCTGCCCCTGCACTGTCCGACAAGGACATTGCTGACCTCGGGGTCGGTGCAGAAATCGGCGTGGACTGGGTGGCCCTCAGCTTCGTGCGTTCCCGTGACGACCTGATTCTGGCCCGCCACCACCTGAGAATGCTCGGTTCAAGCGCGAAACTGATGGCCAAAATCGAGAAGCCCCAGGCTGTGGACCGCTTCGACGAAATCCTCGCTGAAGCAGACGGCATCATGGTGGCCCGTGGTGACCTCGGGGTGGAAATGCCCACCGAACAGGTCCCCGTGATCCAGAAGATGATCATCCGCAAGTGCCGCGAAGCGGGCAAGCCCGTGATCACCGCCACCCAGATGCTCGAAAGCATGCGCACCAACCCCCGTCCCACCCGCGCAGAGGCCAGTGACGTGGCCAACGCCATCTTCGACGGAACCGACGCCGTGATGCTCTCCGCAGAATCTGCAAGCGGCATGTACCCTGTGGAATCCGTGGGCATGATGTTCAAAATCGCTGAGACCGCTGAAGGCACTTCTCAGTACGAAGAAGAACTCATCAAGATCCCCGAGGATCGCCACACCACCCAGGACGCCATTGCGCACTCTGCAAGCGAAATCGCACGCTTCCTGAACGCCAAGGCCATCGTGTGCTTCACCTCCTCCGGAGCCACTGCAGCACGCGTGTCCCGCCGCCGTCCCCGCAAACCCATCCTGGCCCTCACCCCCAACGACAAAGTGGTGAACCAGCTGGCCCTGATGTGGGGTGTGGTGCCCCTCCTCACCCGTGACCCCAAAGACACCGATGACATGGTGGAGATTGCCGTCCAGACCCTGCAGGATCTGGAGCTGGTGCAATCTGGAGACCGCATCGTGATCGTCGCTGGTGTACCTTTCGGCATGAAAGGAACCACCAACACGCTGCGCGTGGCGCGGATTCCGTAA